One Luteolibacter sp. Y139 genomic region harbors:
- a CDS encoding ATP-binding protein, translating to MIPIRSILDRLRLLVAGVVTAAGMAGGAEIRELQAKATTEDFTPVTVTTKGIVTWADPALGKYFQIQDEHGGMRVEFTGPTGPKVKDLVEVQGTLERGPYAPVISAATFTVTGTGELPRAENASGGGLLNGEYNGLLVDIHGFVRSAEIVPPNIFVAVLSSGSARVTIRISNPGDLDPKERIAHQVFLRGVAVPVRARSSLRQLVDVEVHGVSKEDFYSRGPEPADPWAKPVMSLHEAFQYRPAVSRSDRIRVRGQVVCHRNGFVFLNDGNSGIAVRGVGSDKLKAGDEVEAVGFPDLEDFLPVLSDAVFEPLPAERPRVKPKPMSIESLQGGLQHAAYVTARGRLLDRLQTPSKEGGGLLVLALNTPRGVFTAELEGDGVGIPNLEEGATLDVSGICQVSVDGVGNPTSFKILVPDPARVNVVEKASFFTVKRLLVMLSLVLGVLVAVILFAYLTSRRNLRLAAEMRERNAVTAERSRLARDLHDTLEQGLTGIHLRLHSIGPEEADASPETREHLQAVDSLVRQCHSEMRQSIWNLRSVALEKFDLAEALERAAKSLTLGSNIRVDAKQSSASGRLPALIEDNLLRIGQEAITNAVKHAKPSVITIDLHVSAKRAILSVADDGCGIRQEAVPGRFGLTGMQERAQRIGGTLRVESNAQGGTTVEVEVPLQNGHENPST from the coding sequence GTGATTCCCATCCGGTCCATCCTCGATCGTCTCCGCTTGCTTGTGGCAGGTGTCGTGACGGCTGCGGGCATGGCGGGAGGTGCCGAGATCCGCGAGCTTCAGGCCAAGGCGACCACCGAGGACTTCACGCCGGTGACTGTGACGACGAAGGGCATCGTCACGTGGGCCGATCCCGCGCTGGGGAAATACTTCCAGATCCAGGATGAGCACGGCGGGATGCGGGTGGAATTCACCGGTCCGACGGGGCCGAAGGTGAAGGATCTGGTAGAGGTGCAGGGGACGCTGGAGCGGGGCCCGTATGCGCCGGTGATTTCCGCGGCGACCTTCACCGTCACTGGCACGGGCGAGCTGCCGAGGGCGGAGAATGCTTCCGGGGGTGGCCTGCTGAATGGAGAATACAACGGGCTGCTGGTGGACATTCATGGCTTCGTCCGCAGCGCGGAAATCGTGCCGCCGAATATCTTCGTGGCCGTGCTCAGCTCCGGTTCGGCGCGCGTCACGATACGAATCAGCAATCCCGGTGACCTGGATCCGAAGGAACGGATCGCCCATCAGGTCTTCCTGCGTGGGGTGGCGGTGCCGGTGCGTGCGCGCAGCAGCCTGCGGCAGTTGGTGGATGTCGAAGTCCATGGGGTATCCAAGGAGGACTTCTATTCACGGGGGCCGGAGCCTGCGGACCCGTGGGCGAAGCCGGTGATGTCTCTCCACGAGGCTTTCCAGTATCGGCCTGCCGTGAGCCGGTCGGATCGCATCCGGGTGCGGGGCCAGGTCGTATGTCATCGCAATGGCTTCGTTTTTCTCAACGATGGCAACAGTGGCATCGCGGTCCGCGGTGTGGGTTCGGACAAGCTGAAGGCCGGCGATGAAGTCGAAGCCGTGGGCTTCCCGGATCTGGAGGATTTCCTGCCGGTGCTTTCGGATGCGGTGTTCGAGCCATTGCCTGCGGAACGACCACGGGTGAAGCCGAAGCCGATGTCGATCGAGTCATTGCAGGGTGGCCTCCAGCATGCGGCCTATGTTACGGCGCGCGGCCGTTTGTTAGATCGCTTGCAGACACCGTCGAAGGAGGGAGGGGGATTGCTGGTGCTGGCACTGAATACCCCGCGCGGTGTCTTCACGGCGGAGTTGGAGGGAGATGGGGTCGGTATCCCGAATCTGGAGGAAGGTGCGACGCTGGATGTGAGTGGCATTTGCCAGGTGAGCGTGGATGGGGTGGGGAATCCGACGTCCTTCAAGATCCTGGTGCCAGATCCTGCTCGGGTGAACGTGGTGGAGAAGGCGAGCTTCTTCACGGTGAAGCGGCTTCTGGTGATGCTGAGTCTCGTGCTCGGCGTGCTCGTCGCCGTTATCCTGTTTGCCTACCTGACGTCGCGGCGGAACCTGAGACTCGCCGCGGAAATGCGCGAGCGGAACGCGGTGACGGCGGAGCGTAGTCGGCTCGCCCGTGATTTACACGATACGCTGGAGCAGGGGTTGACGGGCATTCACCTGAGGCTTCACAGCATCGGGCCGGAGGAAGCGGATGCTTCGCCGGAGACGCGCGAGCACTTGCAGGCGGTGGATTCGCTGGTGCGGCAATGCCACTCCGAGATGCGGCAATCGATCTGGAACTTGCGCTCGGTGGCGCTCGAGAAGTTCGATCTTGCGGAGGCGCTGGAGCGCGCGGCGAAGTCGTTGACGCTGGGGTCTAACATCCGGGTGGATGCGAAGCAGAGCAGCGCCTCCGGCCGCTTGCCGGCGTTGATCGAGGACAATCTTTTGCGCATCGGGCAGGAGGCGATCACGAATGCGGTGAAGCATGCCAAGCCCTCGGTGATCACGATCGACCTGCACGTTTCCGCGAAGAGGGCGATTCTTTCGGTGGCGGACGATGGCTGCGGCATCCGTCAGGAGGCGGTGCCGGGGCGTTTCGGTCTGACAGGCATGCAGGAGCGCGCGCAACGCATCGGCGGCACGCTTCGAGTCGAATCGAACGCGCAGGGCGGCACGACCGTGGAGGTGGAGGTGCCGCTGCAGAATGGTCACGAAAATCCCAGCACATGA